Within Candidatus Hydrogenedentota bacterium, the genomic segment CAGTGGACGCGACCCAACCCGCGGGGCGCGACGCCCGCGCGGACGAGTGAGCCCGATGCCGAAGTACCGCATCGCCCACATTATCACGCGCCTGTGCGTTGGCGGGGCGCAGGAAAACACATTTCACACGGTGCGCCTGGCCGATCGCGATCGCTTCACCGCCGATCTTATCAGCGGACCGACGGAGGGCGGCGAGGGCAGCATCGAGCCGGCGGTCCTGGCGGCGGGCATCGACCTTATCCGCGAGCCGCACCTGGTCCGCGCGCCGGCGCCGCACCGGGATTGGCTCGCGCTGCGCGGGCTGACACGCACGCTGCGCGCGGGACGTTACGACCTGGTGCACACGCACACCTCCAAGGCGGGCTTTCTCGGGCGGATCGCGGCGGCGCGGGCCGGCATCCCGCATGTGGTGCACACGTCGCACGGAAACGTCTTCGACGGCTACTTCAACCGCCCGCTCGCGGCGATCTTCACCGGCCTGGAACGCTACGCGGCGCGCCACACGAGCCGCTTCATCGAGCTGACGCCCGGGGGCGTGGAGGCCCACCTGGAACGGGGCATCGGACGGCGGGAACAGTTCCGGGTGGTGTTCAGCGGCATCGACCCGGCGCCCTTCGAGGACGCCCTGGCGCGCCGGGCGGAGACGCGCGCATCGTTGGGTGTATCCGGTGACCAGGTTCTTGTGGGCGGCGTGGGGCGCCTGGCGCCGGTCAAGGGATTTGCTTATTTCGTGGAGATGGCCCGCGCGCTTGCGACCGAGCTGCCCGGTGTCCGGTTCGTACTGGCGGGCGACGGCGAAGAATCCGCGCGGCTGCAAGCGCAGGCGGGCGGGGTGGTCCGCTTGCTGGGGATGCGCGGAGACATCCCGGCGATCATGGCGGCACTCGATATTCTGGTGGTTCCGTCGCTGAACGAGGGCATGGGCCGGGTGATTCTGGAGGCGGGCGCGGCGGGCGTGCCGGTGGTTGCGAGCCGGACGGGGGGAATTCCCGACATCGTGGATGATGGCGTGACGGGCGTGCTGGTCGCGCCGCGATCCGCGGGGGAACTGGCAACGGCGGTGCGCGGGCTAGTACACTCCCCCGAACGCCGCCAGGGGATGGGCGCGGCCGCGCGGGCCCGGATCCTCCCCCACTACAGCCTGGCCGCGATGGTTCAACGGATTGAAGCCATTTACGAGGAACTCCTTCATGCGCACCCCCCAGACCCCCGCCGATGAATTTCTGTCCAAGCAGCGGCTGCTTGTCGTATCACCGCACGCCGACGACGAGAGTTTCGGCTGCGCGGGGACGATGGCGCGGATCAAGGACCTGGGCGGCGAGGTCTACGTGATCTGCTGCTCGGTGGGGACGCTGAAGCATTACGACGGTAAGGAGGAGCTGGTCCAGGGCAGCACGCGCGAGCAGGAGTTCGAGGCGGTGATGGAA encodes:
- a CDS encoding glycosyltransferase family 4 protein; the protein is MPKYRIAHIITRLCVGGAQENTFHTVRLADRDRFTADLISGPTEGGEGSIEPAVLAAGIDLIREPHLVRAPAPHRDWLALRGLTRTLRAGRYDLVHTHTSKAGFLGRIAAARAGIPHVVHTSHGNVFDGYFNRPLAAIFTGLERYAARHTSRFIELTPGGVEAHLERGIGRREQFRVVFSGIDPAPFEDALARRAETRASLGVSGDQVLVGGVGRLAPVKGFAYFVEMARALATELPGVRFVLAGDGEESARLQAQAGGVVRLLGMRGDIPAIMAALDILVVPSLNEGMGRVILEAGAAGVPVVASRTGGIPDIVDDGVTGVLVAPRSAGELATAVRGLVHSPERRQGMGAAARARILPHYSLAAMVQRIEAIYEELLHAHPPDPRR